Proteins found in one Bacteroidales bacterium genomic segment:
- the recQ gene encoding DNA helicase RecQ encodes METRTIFSLHQLLKKFFGFDTFKGNQEAIIENLLSGNNSFVIMPTGGGKSMCYQLPALIKEGTAIIISPLIALMKNQVDSIRNFGTETGIAHFLNSSLSKNEITQVKRDLVTGKTKLLYVAPESLTKDENVLFLKDINISFYAIDEAHCISEWGHDFRPEYRRIRPIIESIGQDVPVIALTATATVKVQQDIQKNLKIQDAVVFKSSFDRPNIYYEVRPKTKEVVKDIIRYIKNNSGKSGIVYCLSRKKVEELAETLKVNGIRALPYHAGLDATTRRTNQDKFLMEEPEVIVATIAFGMGIDKPDVRFVIHHDMPKSIEGYYQETGRAGRDDGEGNCIAFYSYDDILKLEKFNKDKGVAEQEIAKQLLMETVAYAESSVCRHKLLLHYFGEIYTRDGCGACDNCLHPKTRFEGKKYVELVLETVETTKQQFKAKHIINIITGKPSSTIKQMRHHQLEMFGRGMEEDEKFWNAVIRQTLIERLLIKDIENYGILKITPEGKKFLNKPYSIMLSRDHDYDNPEEEEDMIGSAHKTSTTDKTLFSLLKDLRKEISRKENLPPFVIFQDPSLEDMAIQYPVNEEELKQITGVGVGKAQKYGRPFLELIKQYVEENEIIRPNDMVVKSVINKSGLKVYIIQNIDRKISLEDIAFAKNLTLGELLTEIESIVSSGTKLDINYYIDEFVDPYHQEEIFEYFREAESDSVEKALTVLGEDEYTEDEIRLMRIKFLSELGN; translated from the coding sequence ATGGAGACCAGGACTATTTTTTCACTTCATCAACTGTTAAAGAAGTTTTTCGGATTTGATACCTTTAAAGGTAACCAGGAAGCCATCATTGAAAACTTACTGTCGGGGAACAATTCCTTCGTCATCATGCCGACGGGTGGAGGCAAATCGATGTGCTACCAGCTTCCCGCCCTGATCAAGGAGGGGACGGCCATTATCATTTCCCCTCTGATCGCCCTGATGAAGAACCAGGTTGACTCGATCCGTAATTTCGGCACTGAAACAGGTATCGCCCATTTTCTGAATTCTTCGCTCTCAAAAAACGAGATCACTCAGGTCAAGCGCGATCTTGTGACCGGAAAAACGAAGTTGCTTTACGTGGCGCCCGAGTCGCTCACCAAGGATGAAAATGTCCTCTTCCTGAAGGATATCAATATTTCCTTTTATGCCATCGATGAGGCTCACTGCATATCAGAATGGGGGCATGACTTCAGGCCTGAATACAGAAGAATACGGCCCATCATTGAAAGCATCGGTCAGGATGTTCCCGTGATTGCACTCACCGCTACGGCCACTGTAAAAGTTCAGCAGGATATTCAGAAGAATTTAAAAATTCAGGATGCTGTTGTCTTCAAATCTTCCTTCGACAGGCCCAATATTTATTACGAGGTCCGGCCCAAAACCAAGGAAGTCGTCAAAGACATCATCCGTTATATTAAGAACAATTCCGGCAAGTCGGGGATTGTCTACTGTTTGAGCCGTAAAAAAGTGGAAGAGCTTGCGGAAACACTGAAAGTCAACGGAATAAGGGCTCTCCCCTATCATGCAGGCCTTGACGCCACCACCCGCAGGACCAACCAGGATAAATTTTTAATGGAAGAACCCGAAGTCATTGTTGCTACCATTGCTTTCGGTATGGGCATCGATAAGCCCGATGTGCGTTTTGTGATCCACCACGACATGCCCAAGAGCATCGAGGGGTATTACCAGGAAACCGGAAGGGCCGGGCGTGATGACGGTGAAGGAAACTGCATTGCGTTTTACAGTTACGACGATATCCTGAAGCTGGAAAAATTCAACAAGGACAAAGGGGTTGCCGAACAGGAAATCGCCAAGCAACTGCTGATGGAAACCGTCGCCTATGCTGAATCCTCGGTCTGCCGTCATAAACTCCTTCTTCATTACTTCGGCGAAATATACACACGCGACGGTTGCGGTGCCTGTGATAACTGCCTGCACCCCAAAACCAGGTTCGAAGGCAAAAAATATGTGGAACTTGTCCTGGAAACGGTTGAAACCACCAAGCAACAGTTCAAGGCAAAGCATATCATCAATATCATTACAGGGAAACCTTCCTCAACCATCAAACAAATGAGGCATCACCAGCTGGAGATGTTCGGAAGAGGAATGGAGGAGGATGAAAAATTCTGGAATGCCGTTATCCGGCAGACGCTCATCGAACGCCTGCTTATCAAGGACATTGAAAACTACGGCATCCTGAAGATCACACCGGAAGGGAAAAAGTTCCTGAACAAGCCCTATTCGATCATGCTTTCCCGGGATCATGATTACGATAATCCGGAAGAGGAAGAGGATATGATCGGAAGTGCCCACAAAACCAGCACAACGGATAAAACCCTGTTCTCCCTGCTGAAAGACCTCCGCAAAGAGATCTCCCGGAAAGAAAACCTTCCGCCGTTTGTCATCTTCCAGGATCCTTCCCTGGAGGACATGGCGATCCAGTACCCGGTGAATGAAGAGGAGCTGAAACAGATTACAGGTGTCGGTGTCGGAAAGGCCCAGAAATACGGAAGGCCTTTTTTGGAACTCATAAAACAATATGTGGAAGAAAACGAGATCATCCGGCCCAACGACATGGTGGTCAAATCGGTGATCAATAAGTCGGGACTGAAAGTCTATATCATTCAAAACATTGACCGGAAAATATCCCTTGAAGATATCGCCTTTGCCAAAAACCTGACGCTCGGGGAACTGCTGACCGAGATTGAAAGCATTGTTTCCAGCGGTACAAAGCTCGACATTAACTATTACATCGATGAATTTGTAGATCCCTACCACCAGGAAGAAATCTTTGAATATTTCAGGGAAGCTGAATCTGACTCTGTCGAAAAAGCCCTTACCGTCCTTGGAGAAGATGAATACACAGAAGATGAAATCCGGTTGATGCGGATCAAATTCCTTTCGGAACTGGGCAATTAA
- a CDS encoding OmpH family outer membrane protein gives MEEETTNNVGKKLKINLLLTAILLLAVAVLYVLFFTMKKAPSGSASQNEGLSESEVRVAYVESDSILAHYTLAIEKSKELEQKGKKMEAQLKTRQDQYQKDASYFQDQVAQNKLSEQSAQFIYNQLMEEQQKIYELQNQYASEMADIEMQVNIMLLDSVTNFLERLNHKLNFDYILGDNPGSNLLLKNPKFNITDQVIQGLNNEYAVKAGD, from the coding sequence ATGGAAGAAGAAACGACGAACAATGTGGGTAAAAAATTAAAAATCAATCTTTTATTGACTGCGATCCTTTTACTGGCCGTTGCTGTACTCTATGTTCTGTTTTTTACAATGAAAAAAGCACCTTCCGGTTCGGCATCGCAAAATGAAGGTCTCTCCGAATCTGAAGTCAGGGTAGCATATGTGGAATCGGATTCCATCCTTGCTCATTATACCCTGGCCATTGAAAAAAGCAAAGAGCTGGAACAGAAAGGTAAAAAGATGGAGGCACAGCTAAAAACCAGGCAGGATCAATACCAGAAAGATGCATCCTATTTTCAGGACCAGGTGGCCCAAAATAAGCTGTCAGAACAATCTGCCCAGTTTATTTATAATCAGCTGATGGAAGAACAACAGAAGATCTATGAACTTCAGAACCAGTACGCATCGGAAATGGCTGATATTGAAATGCAGGTCAACATCATGCTTCTCGACAGTGTGACCAACTTTTTGGAGCGCCTTAACCACAAGCTGAACTTTGATTACATCCTGGGGGACAATCCGGGCAGCAATCTCTTATTGAAGAACCCCAAATTCAACATTACCGACCAGGTCATCCAGGGATTAAACAATGAATATGCTGTCAAGGCTGGTGATTAG
- a CDS encoding DUF4296 domain-containing protein encodes MNMLSRLVIRRLGALCILFLILNTGCNTEDRRSETGPVPDDLIAADSMVKILVDVHLVESSLKTIHTKKQDNQQFTDSYYNTLFARHHITRQQFLRSMDYYEREAEKLEKIYENVIIELSKLESEVK; translated from the coding sequence ATGAATATGCTGTCAAGGCTGGTGATTAGGCGGTTAGGGGCGCTGTGCATTCTTTTTCTTATTCTGAACACCGGTTGCAACACAGAGGACAGAAGGAGCGAAACAGGTCCGGTACCTGATGACCTGATCGCAGCCGACTCGATGGTTAAGATCCTGGTGGATGTACATCTGGTCGAATCATCCCTGAAGACGATCCATACAAAAAAGCAGGATAACCAGCAGTTTACGGATAGTTACTACAACACGCTGTTCGCAAGGCATCACATCACGCGGCAGCAGTTCCTCCGGAGCATGGATTATTATGAGCGGGAGGCCGAAAAGCTGGAAAAAATCTACGAGAACGTGATCATTGAATTAAGCAAATTGGAAAGTGAGGTAAAGTAA
- the deoC gene encoding deoxyribose-phosphate aldolase has protein sequence MNSVFQPYDLTSEQLESRLRSILSDQAAPGKPAHLLRHLIGSIDLTTLEGSDTSRKVIQLCEKAKGIKDEESHIPQVAAVCVYSPFVSPARKALAGTGIKVACAAGGFPSGQLPLALKIGEIHFALDEGADEIDTVISRGKLLEGNENKVFDEIAAIREVCRGALLKVILETGELSSVELIRKASEIAILAGADFIKTSTGKIQPAATETAVMIMADTISEYAAATGKRIGIKPAGGIQQPEQAIRYYRLIQHIAGDAWLDPQLFRIGASRLLDNLLNDLRTCTA, from the coding sequence ATGAACTCTGTTTTCCAACCCTATGATTTAACTTCTGAACAGCTGGAAAGCCGGCTCCGTTCCATCCTGTCAGATCAGGCTGCTCCGGGCAAACCGGCCCACCTGCTCAGGCACCTGATCGGATCCATTGATCTGACCACGCTTGAGGGAAGTGATACTTCCCGGAAGGTGATCCAGTTATGTGAGAAAGCAAAAGGCATAAAGGATGAAGAGAGCCATATACCTCAGGTTGCTGCGGTTTGTGTTTATTCGCCCTTTGTTTCACCAGCCCGCAAAGCCCTTGCCGGTACAGGGATAAAAGTTGCCTGTGCAGCTGGCGGTTTCCCTTCGGGGCAACTGCCCCTGGCGCTGAAGATCGGGGAGATACACTTTGCACTGGATGAGGGTGCTGATGAGATCGATACAGTCATCAGCCGCGGGAAGCTTCTGGAAGGTAATGAAAATAAGGTATTTGATGAAATTGCCGCGATAAGGGAAGTTTGCCGGGGTGCCTTACTGAAGGTGATCCTGGAAACGGGAGAACTTTCTTCGGTTGAACTGATCCGGAAGGCAAGTGAGATAGCCATTCTCGCCGGCGCTGATTTTATAAAAACATCAACCGGGAAAATTCAGCCAGCCGCCACCGAAACGGCGGTGATGATCATGGCGGACACCATCAGCGAATATGCCGCAGCTACGGGAAAGCGCATCGGCATCAAACCGGCAGGAGGCATCCAGCAGCCGGAGCAGGCCATACGTTATTACAGGCTGATTCAACACATTGCCGGAGATGCCTGGCTTGATCCGCAGCTGTTCCGGATCGGCGCCAGCCGTTTGCTCGACAATTTATTGAATGATTTGAGAACCTGCACAGCATAG
- a CDS encoding S4 domain-containing protein, with product MYPSERYMEEHIRIDKWLWAVRLFKTRNQASQACRAGKVKMDDQTVKPSREVRLSDIITVHLGFISRTVQVKALLTNRVSAKLVPDYALDLTPEEEYARQRVIRETNFELRERGLGRPTKKQRRDIVRLKRYKI from the coding sequence TTGTATCCCTCAGAACGTTACATGGAAGAACATATCCGGATCGATAAATGGCTGTGGGCCGTTCGGCTGTTCAAAACCAGGAACCAGGCATCGCAGGCGTGCAGGGCCGGAAAAGTCAAGATGGATGACCAGACCGTAAAACCCTCCCGTGAGGTGCGCCTATCGGATATCATCACCGTACATCTTGGCTTCATCTCCCGGACAGTTCAGGTAAAAGCCCTGCTGACGAATCGCGTGTCGGCAAAGCTTGTCCCGGATTATGCACTTGACCTGACTCCTGAAGAGGAATATGCACGACAGAGGGTGATCCGTGAAACAAATTTTGAATTGAGGGAGCGGGGACTTGGCCGCCCGACAAAGAAACAGCGCCGCGACATTGTCAGACTGAAACGGTATAAAATCTGA
- the der gene encoding ribosome biogenesis GTPase Der, with translation MSNLVAIVGRPNVGKSTLFNRLTGTRQAIVDTTSGVTRDRHYGHSDWNGIEFSVIDTGGYVMDSEDVFEKEIQKQIILAIEEAELILFLVDTIEGLTPMDEDVAELLRKADKKVFLLANKVDNMDLFNSSGEFYKLGLGKVYPVSSMDGSGTGDLLDDVVKELKEKQLEELEDLPKITVIGRPNVGKSSLVNSLLGEDRHIVTPVAGTTRDSIYTRYKSFGFDFFLVDTAGIRKKGKVTENIEFYSVMRAIRAIENSDVCMLMIDAVQGFEGQDLNIFKLAENNFKGIVILVNKWDLVEKDTNTHRHFESEIRNKISPFTDVPILFISATSKQRIHKALETCMEVYHNRTRKIPTSQLNDKLLPVVKETPPPMYKGKRNNIKYITQLKTHYPSFVFFCNLPQYVKEPYKRFVENHLRKLFDFSGAPMQIYFRSK, from the coding sequence ATGAGTAATCTTGTAGCGATCGTTGGCAGGCCAAATGTTGGAAAATCAACCCTTTTCAACAGGCTAACCGGTACCAGGCAGGCCATCGTGGATACCACCAGCGGGGTGACCCGTGACCGGCATTATGGTCATTCTGACTGGAATGGAATTGAATTTTCGGTAATCGATACCGGAGGTTATGTGATGGATTCGGAGGATGTATTCGAAAAAGAGATCCAGAAGCAGATCATCCTGGCCATTGAAGAAGCGGAACTTATCCTGTTCCTGGTTGACACCATTGAGGGATTGACCCCAATGGATGAAGATGTTGCGGAACTTTTGCGCAAAGCAGATAAAAAAGTCTTCCTGCTGGCCAATAAAGTGGATAATATGGACCTGTTCAATAGCTCCGGCGAATTTTATAAACTTGGTCTGGGGAAGGTATACCCTGTCAGTTCAATGGATGGATCGGGTACAGGCGATCTGCTGGATGACGTGGTAAAAGAGCTGAAGGAGAAGCAGCTGGAGGAACTGGAGGATCTGCCCAAAATTACAGTCATCGGCCGCCCGAATGTCGGGAAATCATCCCTGGTCAATTCATTGCTGGGGGAAGACCGTCACATCGTTACCCCGGTTGCGGGTACGACAAGGGACTCCATTTACACGCGCTATAAAAGCTTCGGCTTTGATTTCTTTCTTGTCGACACAGCCGGCATAAGAAAAAAAGGCAAGGTGACGGAGAATATTGAATTTTATTCCGTCATGCGCGCGATCAGAGCCATTGAGAACAGCGATGTCTGCATGCTGATGATCGACGCTGTTCAGGGTTTTGAAGGACAGGACCTGAACATTTTTAAACTGGCTGAAAATAATTTCAAGGGCATCGTGATCCTTGTCAATAAATGGGATCTGGTCGAAAAGGATACCAATACGCATCGCCATTTCGAATCCGAAATCCGAAATAAGATCAGCCCGTTCACCGACGTGCCCATCCTGTTCATTTCGGCCACCTCCAAACAGAGGATCCATAAGGCACTGGAGACCTGTATGGAGGTTTATCATAACCGTACCAGGAAAATACCGACATCCCAGCTCAACGACAAGCTCCTGCCTGTTGTGAAAGAAACACCCCCGCCCATGTATAAAGGCAAGCGGAACAACATCAAATACATCACTCAGCTGAAAACACACTATCCCTCTTTTGTGTTTTTTTGCAACCTGCCTCAATATGTTAAGGAGCCCTATAAACGCTTTGTGGAGAACCACCTCCGGAAACTGTTCGACTTTTCCGGGGCACCGATGCAAATCTACTTCAGGAGCAAATAG